One Sphaerisporangium krabiense DNA segment encodes these proteins:
- a CDS encoding ABC transporter permease subunit: MRAALHAEWTKTRTLAGSLWLLLGAVALTVAVSVVVTSVMNRGGRVDVTRLSLTGVALGQALVAVLAVLAISGEYGSGTIRATLAATPRRGAVLTAKAVTLTGVVAAAGTVAVLGSLLAARLILPGRGHPAPTLADGPTLRAAAGSVLYLVLVALLSLGVATAVRDSATGIGIVLGMLYLFPVLSQAIGDPHGQRLLERIGPMTAGLAVQATTDLRDLPIAPWAGLGVLAIWSAAALLAGALSLRLRDA; the protein is encoded by the coding sequence ATGAGAGCGGCCCTGCACGCGGAGTGGACGAAGACGCGGACCCTCGCCGGCTCCCTGTGGCTGCTGCTCGGCGCCGTCGCGCTGACCGTGGCCGTGAGCGTCGTGGTGACGTCGGTGATGAACCGCGGCGGCCGCGTGGACGTGACCAGGCTCAGCCTCACCGGAGTCGCGCTGGGCCAGGCGCTGGTCGCCGTCCTGGCCGTGCTGGCCATCAGCGGTGAGTACGGCTCGGGCACGATCCGTGCCACCCTGGCGGCGACACCGCGTCGGGGCGCCGTCCTCACGGCGAAGGCCGTCACCCTCACCGGCGTCGTGGCCGCGGCCGGGACCGTCGCGGTTCTCGGGTCGCTGCTGGCGGCGCGGCTCATCCTCCCCGGCCGCGGCCACCCGGCCCCGACCCTGGCCGACGGGCCCACGTTGCGCGCGGCGGCCGGGTCGGTCCTCTACCTGGTTCTGGTGGCTTTGCTCAGCCTCGGCGTCGCCACCGCCGTCCGGGACTCCGCGACCGGCATCGGGATCGTCCTCGGCATGCTCTACCTCTTCCCCGTCCTCTCCCAGGCGATCGGCGATCCGCACGGGCAGCGCCTGCTCGAGCGGATCGGCCCCATGACGGCCGGCCTGGCCGTCCAGGCCACCACCGATCTCCGTGACCTGCCCATCGCCCCCTGGGCGGGCCTCGGCGTCCTCGCCATCTGGTCCGCGGCCGCGCTCCTGGCCGGAGCGCTGTCGCTGCGCCTGCGTGACGCCTGA
- a CDS encoding ABC transporter permease subunit: MTRYRSAQRAGRDGFLQVLHAEWTKFRSVRGWVLAMVAVAPMVVLVALLAGVSSDQRGAPAVPVGPGGAPVTDSFYFVHRPLTGDGGITVSVSALRSAVPTGPADLRPGSVPWAKAGLIIKESTRQGSPYAAIMVTGGHGVRMQHGYVGGTAGIPGPVSAASPRRLRLDRSGDAITGYASADGTHWTKMGTVHVDGLGPTAQGGPFVASPPSVEGMGTVPSVSTADFGDLRVQGGWAGGDWTGDQVGAESPSFSGYPRNTSGSFTWSDGRFTVTGAGDIAPALRQTLPTGGTLADILTGTFAALIAVIVVGAQFVTAEYRDGTICTTLAAVPRRGRVLAAKAVVLGAVTFVAGLVGAVVAVPLGERLARAHGVYLFPVTFAAHSRIAFGTAALLATAAILALAAGAVFRRGAAAVTGVVAVLVLPYLLVAQVPFLPADVSNRLARVTPAAAFAVQQTLVPYHQVTSIYTPYDGYYPLAPWAGYAVLAGYAVAGLVLAAVVLRRRDA; the protein is encoded by the coding sequence ATGACGCGGTACCGATCGGCCCAGCGGGCCGGGCGGGACGGCTTTCTCCAGGTGCTGCACGCCGAGTGGACCAAGTTCCGCTCCGTCCGGGGGTGGGTGCTCGCGATGGTGGCCGTGGCGCCGATGGTGGTGCTGGTCGCCCTGCTCGCCGGGGTCAGCAGCGACCAGCGTGGCGCGCCGGCCGTTCCGGTGGGACCCGGTGGTGCGCCGGTGACCGACAGCTTCTACTTCGTGCACCGGCCGCTGACCGGAGACGGCGGCATCACCGTCTCCGTCTCCGCACTCAGGAGCGCCGTCCCCACGGGTCCCGCGGACCTGCGGCCCGGCAGCGTGCCGTGGGCGAAGGCGGGGCTCATCATCAAGGAGAGCACCCGTCAGGGATCCCCCTACGCGGCGATCATGGTCACCGGCGGCCACGGCGTGCGGATGCAGCACGGCTACGTCGGCGGCACGGCCGGCATCCCCGGCCCCGTCTCCGCCGCCTCTCCCCGCCGGCTGCGTCTGGACCGCTCGGGCGACGCGATCACCGGCTACGCCTCCGCCGACGGCACGCACTGGACCAAGATGGGCACCGTGCACGTGGACGGACTCGGGCCGACCGCGCAGGGCGGGCCGTTCGTCGCGTCTCCGCCTTCCGTGGAGGGCATGGGCACGGTCCCCAGCGTGTCCACGGCCGACTTCGGGGACCTCCGTGTCCAGGGGGGCTGGGCCGGTGGCGACTGGACAGGCGACCAGGTGGGAGCCGAATCCCCCAGCTTCTCCGGCTACCCGCGGAACACGTCGGGTTCGTTCACGTGGTCCGACGGCCGCTTCACCGTGACCGGCGCCGGCGACATCGCCCCCGCCCTCCGCCAGACCCTGCCGACCGGCGGCACCCTCGCGGACATCCTCACCGGCACGTTCGCCGCGCTCATCGCCGTGATCGTCGTGGGCGCGCAGTTCGTCACCGCCGAATACCGGGACGGCACGATCTGCACGACCCTGGCCGCCGTCCCGAGGCGGGGCCGGGTGCTGGCGGCCAAGGCCGTCGTCCTCGGGGCCGTCACCTTCGTCGCCGGGCTGGTGGGAGCGGTCGTCGCGGTTCCGCTCGGCGAGAGGCTCGCGCGGGCGCACGGCGTGTACCTGTTCCCGGTGACGTTCGCGGCCCACTCGCGGATCGCGTTCGGGACCGCGGCCCTGCTCGCGACCGCCGCGATCCTGGCTCTCGCCGCCGGCGCCGTGTTCCGGCGCGGTGCCGCGGCGGTGACCGGCGTCGTCGCGGTCCTCGTGCTGCCCTACCTCCTGGTCGCCCAAGTCCCGTTCCTGCCCGCCGACGTGTCGAACCGGCTGGCTCGGGTGACGCCGGCCGCGGCCTTCGCCGTCCAGCAGACGCTTGTGCCGTATCACCAGGTCACGAGCATCTACACGCCGTACGACGGCTACTACCCGCTGGCGCCGTGGGCCGGGTACGCCGTCCTGGCCGGCTACGCGGTGGCCGGCCTCGTCCTGGCGGCCGTGGTTCTCCGCAGGAGGGACGCATGA